From a single Paraburkholderia edwinii genomic region:
- the hpxZ gene encoding oxalurate catabolism protein HpxZ — protein MSELNRPDVVAQVTAAFDAYERALVDNDIATMNALFWSTPQTVRYGIAEVQHGGEAIQRWRETCEPVPRSRRLHRTVVTTYGNDHATVSTEFTSDATPLLGRQMQTWVRFDTGGAFGGWTIVAAHVSLIDVH, from the coding sequence ATGAGCGAGTTAAATCGTCCGGACGTGGTTGCGCAGGTTACGGCGGCGTTCGATGCCTATGAGCGTGCATTGGTCGACAACGATATCGCGACCATGAACGCGTTGTTCTGGAGTACGCCTCAAACCGTGCGCTACGGCATTGCCGAGGTGCAGCACGGCGGCGAAGCGATCCAGCGCTGGCGGGAGACATGTGAGCCCGTGCCGCGCTCCCGACGCCTTCATCGCACGGTCGTGACAACGTACGGCAACGATCACGCGACGGTGAGCACGGAATTCACCAGCGACGCGACGCCGCTGCTCGGGCGGCAGATGCAGACATGGGTGCGGTTCGACACGGGCGGCGCGTTCGGCGGCTGGACCATCGTCGCCGCCCATGTCAGCCTGATCGATGTGCATTGA
- a CDS encoding GntR family transcriptional regulator encodes MLADDGQCATEKAASRANPLAEEVYQRLKHDVFSFRLFPGDRFSENDIAQYYGVSRTPMRDALFRLAREGYLEVGFRRGWKVAAVDFDRLDQLYDLRIVLEAASLERLAMNAAAHPVLGELERIWCVAEPERNSDAVDMFRMDEQFHRGLVSAAGNLEMLRVHDEVTERIRIVRRLDFLKPHRTAATYDEHAAILHLIERGKQTEARIMLSAHITQSKLEVRKITLSMLISARDSKLPFVT; translated from the coding sequence ATGCTTGCCGATGATGGGCAGTGCGCGACGGAGAAGGCCGCGTCCCGTGCGAATCCACTCGCTGAGGAGGTCTATCAGCGGCTCAAGCACGACGTCTTCAGTTTCAGGCTCTTTCCCGGCGACCGTTTCTCGGAGAACGATATCGCGCAATACTATGGCGTGTCGCGCACACCGATGCGTGATGCGCTGTTCCGTCTCGCTCGCGAAGGCTACCTCGAAGTGGGATTCCGGCGCGGATGGAAAGTGGCCGCGGTCGATTTCGACCGGCTCGATCAGCTTTACGACCTGCGTATCGTGCTCGAAGCCGCCTCGCTCGAGCGGCTGGCGATGAATGCGGCGGCCCATCCGGTGCTTGGCGAACTCGAACGGATTTGGTGCGTTGCCGAACCGGAGCGCAATAGCGATGCAGTCGATATGTTCAGGATGGACGAGCAATTTCACCGCGGGCTTGTCAGCGCCGCGGGCAATCTCGAGATGCTGCGCGTCCATGACGAAGTAACCGAGCGCATCCGCATCGTGCGGCGCCTGGATTTTTTGAAGCCGCACCGCACCGCCGCCACGTATGACGAGCATGCGGCGATTCTTCACCTGATCGAGCGCGGCAAACAGACCGAGGCACGCATCATGCTGAGTGCGCATATCACTCAAAGCAAGCTCGAAGTGCGCAAGATCACGTTGTCCATGCTGATTTCGGCGCGAGACAGCAAGTTGCCGTTCGTTACGTAG
- a CDS encoding Ku protein codes for MPARSIASLSLSFGLVSIPVKLYSATESSADVRFNLLAPDGSRVKQQYISEASGQIVERGAMNKGYEFEKDRFVVFTADELKALEDSASHMVEIVAFIPEKSVDPLYYDKAYFIAPDKRGGKPYSLLQQALLESQRGALAKWASKGKTHIVLIRPTQDGLIFQQLLFADEVRSLADLHIEHVPVSAAELKLALQIIEQGTEDQYDPSAYENEEKKRILAAIDRKIEGKEIVSNEPVESESSGQVIDLMEALRASLSKGSGARQKPAARKAAEEAEVTEMPAPRARKPAQRAAKAPAAAPASAPAKVRARK; via the coding sequence ATGCCTGCGCGCTCGATCGCATCGCTTTCTCTGTCTTTCGGTCTCGTTTCAATTCCCGTCAAGCTCTACTCCGCCACGGAGAGTTCGGCGGACGTGCGTTTCAATCTGCTCGCGCCGGACGGTTCGCGAGTCAAGCAGCAGTACATTTCGGAAGCGAGCGGCCAGATCGTCGAGCGCGGCGCGATGAACAAGGGCTACGAGTTCGAAAAGGACCGATTCGTCGTATTTACCGCGGACGAGTTAAAGGCACTCGAGGATAGCGCGAGCCACATGGTGGAGATCGTTGCTTTCATTCCTGAAAAGTCCGTCGATCCCCTTTACTACGACAAGGCGTATTTCATTGCGCCCGATAAGCGCGGCGGCAAGCCCTATAGTTTGCTGCAGCAGGCGCTACTCGAAAGCCAGCGCGGCGCGCTGGCGAAATGGGCGTCGAAGGGCAAGACACACATCGTGCTGATCCGCCCGACGCAGGACGGCCTTATTTTTCAGCAATTGCTGTTTGCCGACGAAGTGCGCTCCCTTGCTGATTTGCATATCGAGCACGTACCGGTGTCCGCGGCGGAACTCAAGCTTGCGCTGCAGATTATCGAGCAGGGCACCGAAGATCAGTATGACCCGAGCGCCTACGAGAACGAAGAGAAGAAGCGTATTCTCGCCGCGATCGACCGCAAGATCGAGGGCAAGGAGATCGTGTCGAACGAACCCGTGGAGAGCGAGTCCAGCGGGCAGGTGATCGACCTGATGGAAGCCTTGCGCGCGAGCCTGTCGAAGGGCAGCGGAGCGCGGCAAAAGCCCGCCGCGCGTAAGGCGGCGGAAGAAGCTGAGGTTACCGAAATGCCGGCGCCGCGCGCGAGGAAGCCCGCACAGCGCGCGGCGAAAGCACCCGCCGCGGCGCCTGCTTCTGCTCCTGCCAAGGTCCGCGCTCGCAAGTGA
- a CDS encoding tetratricopeptide repeat protein: MKQKNNRHDISVRKLQSLLGVSRTVLAGLIDEGFVTPARGPRNELRFTFQDVVLLRTAFQLRSARISSRKILAALSRLRAQLPDEIPLSGIRVSALGNTIMVRTGPSQWDANTGQLAFDFEVADIKGDVVFLDASPARKDARAQAHEWYALADQLAADGEAGEAEQAYRKALAVSPLPFYGAYVDLGALLCEDEGRCKDALVVFDEAIGHFPEDAVLHFNRAVALELLGRLTDAEQSYARCLEINPSYADAHHNLALVKEQLGDKQGLVRHMSAYRKLSS, from the coding sequence GTGAAGCAGAAGAACAATCGCCACGACATCTCGGTACGCAAGCTGCAGTCGTTGCTGGGAGTATCGCGCACCGTACTCGCGGGCCTGATCGACGAGGGCTTCGTCACGCCGGCGCGCGGGCCGCGCAACGAATTGCGCTTTACGTTTCAGGATGTCGTGCTGCTGCGTACCGCATTTCAGTTGCGCTCGGCGCGGATTTCCTCGCGCAAGATTCTTGCGGCGCTCTCGCGCTTGCGCGCGCAACTCCCCGATGAAATTCCGCTTTCCGGCATACGCGTGAGCGCGCTCGGCAACACGATCATGGTCAGGACCGGCCCATCGCAGTGGGATGCGAATACTGGGCAGCTCGCGTTCGATTTCGAGGTTGCCGATATTAAAGGCGATGTGGTTTTTCTCGACGCATCGCCAGCCAGGAAAGATGCTCGCGCGCAGGCGCATGAGTGGTATGCGCTTGCAGATCAACTTGCCGCCGACGGTGAGGCCGGCGAGGCAGAGCAGGCTTACCGCAAGGCGCTGGCAGTTTCGCCTTTACCGTTTTACGGCGCTTACGTCGACCTCGGTGCGCTGCTGTGTGAAGACGAGGGGCGTTGCAAGGATGCCTTAGTCGTCTTTGACGAAGCGATCGGGCATTTTCCTGAAGATGCCGTTCTCCACTTCAATCGGGCGGTCGCGCTTGAACTGCTTGGGCGGTTGACGGATGCCGAGCAAAGTTACGCACGGTGTCTCGAGATCAATCCGAGTTATGCCGATGCGCATCACAATCTTGCGCTGGTCAAGGAGCAGCTTGGCGATAAGCAAGGGCTGGTTCGGCATATGAGTGCTTACCGGAAGCTGAGTAGCTGA